One genomic region from Negativicutes bacterium encodes:
- the murC gene encoding UDP-N-acetylmuramate--L-alanine ligase has translation MENLGQYQKVHFVAIGGIGMSALARILLGRGVAVSGSDESESHITEDLRRLGAKVYCGHQAEQLGDAELVVVSSAIKYENAEVEEAGRRGIPIWHRSKLLNVLMAEKESITVAGAHGKTTTSSMLTTVLLSAGQEPAAILGGELAEINGNACWGKGRYLVAEVDESDGSFLNLNYKYAVITNIEADHLDYYPSLCHIEQAFVTYLNQLPADGFAMLGIDSDSVRKIMPQLTCSYLSYGFAADARLQATKVVLQNGHSQFQVVLDHAVLGEIELQVPGRHNVQNALAVVGICLHLGLGMAEIRQGLADFCGAKRRFEKIGSIGEITVIEDYSHHPTEIKAALAAARTYQPKRLVVVFQPHLYSRTRNLRNEFGKAFFDADLVILTDIFASREKRPEPGVDGQMLVEAVREWDPQRQVIYIADKKQLPQRLAPLLRPGDMVIFMGAGDINQFGIPLLQELQNSLSAGGENAKGESK, from the coding sequence ATGGAAAATTTGGGTCAATATCAAAAAGTCCATTTTGTCGCCATCGGCGGGATCGGTATGAGTGCTCTGGCGCGTATTTTATTGGGTCGCGGCGTGGCAGTCTCCGGTTCGGATGAAAGCGAATCTCATATCACAGAAGATTTGCGCCGCCTGGGCGCCAAGGTTTACTGCGGTCATCAAGCGGAACAATTGGGCGATGCGGAGCTGGTTGTGGTTTCATCGGCCATTAAATATGAAAATGCGGAAGTGGAAGAAGCCGGGAGGCGGGGCATCCCGATTTGGCACCGTTCCAAACTGCTGAATGTTCTGATGGCGGAAAAAGAAAGCATCACGGTGGCCGGCGCGCATGGGAAAACGACCACCAGCTCGATGCTGACGACGGTCCTGCTCAGTGCCGGCCAAGAGCCCGCCGCAATCCTGGGCGGCGAATTGGCAGAGATCAATGGCAATGCCTGTTGGGGGAAAGGACGCTATCTGGTGGCCGAAGTGGATGAAAGCGACGGCAGTTTCCTCAACCTGAACTACAAATACGCCGTGATCACCAACATTGAAGCCGATCATTTGGACTATTATCCGTCGCTCTGCCATATTGAACAGGCTTTCGTAACGTATTTGAATCAATTGCCGGCCGACGGCTTTGCCATGCTGGGAATCGATTCCGACAGCGTACGCAAAATCATGCCGCAACTGACTTGCTCCTATCTGAGTTATGGTTTTGCCGCCGATGCGCGGCTGCAGGCAACCAAGGTCGTTTTGCAGAATGGTCACAGTCAATTTCAGGTTGTGCTGGATCATGCTGTTTTAGGCGAGATTGAGCTGCAGGTCCCCGGCAGACACAATGTGCAGAATGCTCTGGCTGTTGTGGGAATCTGTCTGCATCTGGGCTTGGGCATGGCCGAGATTCGGCAGGGCCTGGCTGACTTTTGCGGTGCCAAACGGCGTTTTGAAAAAATCGGCAGTATAGGGGAAATCACCGTCATCGAAGATTATTCCCATCACCCGACGGAAATCAAAGCAGCCCTGGCGGCGGCAAGGACCTATCAGCCCAAGCGTCTCGTGGTTGTTTTTCAGCCGCATCTTTATTCCCGCACCAGAAATCTCAGAAATGAGTTCGGCAAAGCCTTTTTTGATGCCGACCTGGTCATTCTGACCGATATCTTTGCCTCAAGAGAAAAAAGACCGGAACCCGGCGTCGATGGTCAAATGCTGGTCGAAGCAGTGCGCGAATGGGATCCGCAAAGACAAGTCATCTATATCGCGGATAAAAAGCAATTGCCGCAGCGGTTGGCACCGCTTTTACGGCCCGGTGATATGGTGATTTTTATGGGAGCCGGTGATATCAATCAATTTGGGATCCCCTTGCTGCAGGAATTGCAAAATTCACTTTCTGCCGGCGGAGAAAATGCAAAAGGAGAAAGCAAATGA
- a CDS encoding D-alanine--D-alanine ligase, producing MKNVAVLVGRSSEREISLKTAAGIIAALQSRGYRAYQMEIDAQLPGALQAMPVDVAFIASHGKFGEDGTVQGLLEIMGIPYVGSGVLASALAMNKIMSKKIFEFAQIRTPKWLPVDQYTDLQHIREQVEIVFSGVEHLIVKPASQGSSIGLTLVKERQALLPALRLALQYDTEVLIEEAISGTELTVAIWGNRELTVLPCIEIVSAHEFYDYEAKYALNMSKHIIPARIAPAVEAEAKALAVRAHRALGCRGISRSDFFADNEDRCWLLEVNTLPGMTGTSLVPDAAKAIGYSYADLVEKLIQLALEA from the coding sequence ATGAAAAATGTTGCGGTTTTAGTCGGCAGATCATCGGAAAGAGAAATTTCCTTAAAAACGGCTGCGGGTATTATCGCAGCGCTGCAGTCGCGAGGTTATCGCGCTTATCAAATGGAAATTGACGCGCAGTTACCCGGCGCACTGCAGGCTATGCCGGTCGACGTTGCTTTTATCGCTTCGCACGGCAAATTCGGAGAAGACGGTACTGTCCAGGGTTTATTGGAAATTATGGGGATCCCTTATGTCGGTTCCGGCGTTTTAGCCAGCGCCTTGGCGATGAATAAAATCATGTCGAAGAAAATCTTTGAATTTGCACAAATCAGAACGCCAAAATGGCTGCCTGTTGATCAATATACGGATTTGCAACACATTCGGGAACAAGTGGAGATTGTTTTCAGCGGCGTGGAGCATTTGATTGTGAAACCCGCTTCCCAGGGTTCCTCAATTGGCTTGACCTTGGTGAAAGAACGGCAGGCTCTGCTGCCGGCTCTGCGTTTGGCTTTGCAGTATGACACGGAAGTCTTGATTGAAGAAGCGATCAGCGGCACGGAACTGACCGTGGCCATCTGGGGTAATCGCGAACTAACCGTTTTACCTTGTATTGAAATAGTTTCTGCCCATGAGTTTTATGATTATGAAGCAAAATACGCGCTTAATATGAGCAAGCATATAATTCCCGCCCGCATCGCGCCGGCAGTGGAAGCGGAGGCCAAAGCGCTGGCGGTGCGGGCGCACCGTGCCTTAGGCTGCCGCGGTATTTCACGGTCGGATTTCTTTGCGGACAACGAAGACCGCTGCTGGCTGCTGGAGGTCAATACACTGCCCGGCATGACGGGTACCAGTCTGGTGCCGGATGCAGCCAAGGCAATTGGCTATTCCTACGCGGATTTGGTGGAGAAATTGATCCAGTTGGCTTTGGAAGCATAA
- a CDS encoding FtsQ-type POTRA domain-containing protein, translated as MKRLKPPQIGWKIRFLLLLPLLLLLSLLLLPIFRLSELTIIGNVKADINEIYYVLGEPVGKPLLLLRLQPLQAKLVKTPWIARAQIRYLLPNKMQITLTERQIMAYIPYHGNYLAISDEGIALEIATQLPANEQAILLTGIELPFLGVGDRIPAEPDINRVKLLIGQMSDTFKKMVAEIKLTDARYLTIVSVDNYRIQVQGNEVSSEQLDNLRTIILLLREKNQLGTIILQEGKPVFIPD; from the coding sequence TTGAAACGGCTCAAACCGCCGCAGATTGGTTGGAAAATTCGATTCCTTTTGCTGCTGCCTTTGCTTTTGCTGCTTTCTCTTTTGCTGCTGCCCATTTTCCGTTTGAGCGAATTAACGATTATCGGCAATGTCAAAGCAGATATCAACGAGATTTACTATGTGTTGGGGGAACCGGTCGGCAAGCCTTTGCTTCTCTTGCGTTTGCAGCCGCTGCAAGCGAAACTTGTCAAAACGCCTTGGATTGCCCGGGCGCAGATTCGCTATCTGTTACCCAATAAAATGCAGATCACGCTCACCGAACGTCAAATCATGGCTTATATTCCTTATCATGGCAATTACCTGGCGATATCCGATGAGGGAATTGCTTTGGAAATTGCAACCCAATTACCGGCGAACGAACAGGCGATCCTGCTGACCGGCATCGAGCTGCCTTTTCTGGGTGTCGGTGACCGCATACCGGCTGAGCCGGATATCAACCGTGTCAAGCTGCTGATCGGGCAGATGAGCGATACATTTAAAAAAATGGTGGCGGAAATCAAGCTGACGGATGCCCGCTATCTCACCATTGTTTCGGTGGATAATTATCGGATACAAGTACAAGGCAACGAAGTCAGCAGCGAACAATTGGATAATCTGCGCACCATTATTCTCCTGCTGCGTGAGAAAAATCAATTGGGTACGATCATTCTGCAGGAAGGAAAACCGGTCTTTATTCCGGACTAA
- the ftsZ gene encoding cell division protein FtsZ, with protein MLEVQSDMQEITKIKVIGVGGGGSNAVDRMIAAGLKGVEFIAVNTDGAVLEHSLADQKLQIGMKLTRGQGAGGNPDIGLKAAEESRDELARVLKGADMVFVTAGMGGGTGTGAAAVVADVAKELGALTISVVTKPFAFEGRRRAAQADLGITRLREKVDALITIPNDRLMQVIDKKTTLLDAFKMVDEILRQGVQGISDLIVVPGIVNLDFADVKSIMVDSGTAIMGIGYGQGEGRAVQAAKMAISSPLLETSIEGARGVLLNIAGGPDLTLYETTEAADIITQAVDPDAQIIWGTSIDEKLKDQVRLAVVATGFDQKQRSPYFDPNKKPEMRDERTISMAMKQNQAKSGADFSVPPFLQKK; from the coding sequence GTGTTGGAAGTTCAATCTGATATGCAGGAAATCACAAAAATTAAGGTCATTGGCGTAGGCGGCGGCGGCAGCAATGCGGTGGACCGCATGATCGCGGCCGGCTTAAAAGGGGTAGAATTTATTGCTGTGAACACAGACGGCGCCGTTTTAGAACACTCTTTGGCGGATCAAAAGCTGCAGATTGGCATGAAATTAACACGCGGTCAGGGGGCGGGCGGCAATCCGGACATCGGTTTGAAAGCGGCCGAGGAGAGCCGGGATGAACTGGCTCGCGTCCTGAAAGGCGCTGATATGGTCTTTGTCACGGCCGGCATGGGCGGCGGTACCGGCACGGGCGCAGCCGCCGTTGTGGCGGATGTGGCCAAAGAATTGGGGGCGCTGACCATCTCCGTCGTGACCAAACCTTTTGCTTTTGAAGGGCGCCGGCGCGCCGCGCAGGCCGATCTTGGCATCACAAGACTGCGGGAAAAAGTGGATGCTCTGATCACCATACCGAATGACCGCCTGATGCAGGTAATCGATAAAAAGACAACCCTGCTTGACGCCTTTAAAATGGTGGATGAAATCCTGCGTCAGGGTGTGCAGGGGATTTCCGACTTAATTGTGGTTCCCGGTATTGTCAACCTGGACTTCGCCGATGTCAAATCGATTATGGTTGATTCCGGTACTGCCATCATGGGCATTGGCTACGGTCAGGGTGAAGGCAGAGCGGTCCAGGCTGCCAAAATGGCGATTTCCAGCCCCTTACTGGAAACATCGATTGAAGGAGCCCGCGGCGTCTTATTGAACATTGCCGGCGGACCGGATTTAACCTTATATGAAACAACGGAAGCTGCCGATATCATTACTCAGGCGGTCGATCCGGATGCCCAGATCATCTGGGGGACTTCGATTGACGAAAAATTGAAAGACCAGGTGCGTCTGGCCGTCGTAGCCACCGGTTTTGACCAGAAACAGCGGTCTCCCTATTTTGATCCGAACAAGAAGCCGGAGATGCGGGACGAGCGGACCATCTCCATGGCAATGAAACAAAACCAGGCCAAATCCGGCGCCGATTTTTCCGTGCCGCCGTTCCTGCAAAAAAAGTAA
- a CDS encoding flavodoxin family protein, giving the protein MPEQIKLTQEQAGLQQEILQPQSLLPNQAALPESAAQPSPTPLCRHTLIFNGSPRKNGNTAFLIEKLKEQLSGEVRVVNAYGSKVSPCIDCRYCWRHTGCSIQDDMQEIYREIEDSDNVVIASAIQFSELSGALLALTSRLQTYYANRRIRKIKLQIKPKRGGIILCGGGDGKADRARATAKILLHEMNAKLVGEAVSLATDRLAAAFDEKALQAVAELAEKLNDAVRE; this is encoded by the coding sequence ATGCCGGAACAAATCAAATTGACTCAAGAACAAGCCGGGCTGCAGCAGGAGATCTTGCAGCCGCAATCACTCTTACCGAATCAGGCAGCACTGCCCGAAAGTGCCGCGCAGCCCAGCCCAACGCCGCTCTGCCGGCACACGCTGATCTTCAACGGTTCTCCCCGTAAAAATGGCAACACAGCCTTCTTAATTGAAAAACTGAAAGAACAATTAAGCGGTGAGGTGCGTGTCGTCAACGCCTATGGCAGCAAGGTCAGTCCCTGCATCGACTGCCGCTATTGCTGGCGCCATACAGGCTGTTCCATTCAGGATGATATGCAGGAAATTTATCGGGAAATTGAAGACAGCGACAACGTGGTAATCGCTTCTGCCATCCAGTTTTCCGAATTATCCGGAGCTTTGCTGGCACTGACCTCCCGTTTGCAGACCTATTATGCCAACCGGCGAATCCGCAAGATCAAACTGCAGATCAAACCGAAACGCGGCGGCATCATCCTTTGCGGCGGCGGCGACGGCAAGGCCGACAGAGCGCGCGCTACCGCCAAGATTCTCCTGCACGAAATGAATGCCAAATTGGTCGGTGAAGCGGTTTCTCTCGCAACCGATCGCCTCGCTGCCGCTTTCGATGAAAAAGCGCTGCAAGCGGTGGCGGAACTGGCGGAGAAACTGAATGACGCAGTGAGAGAATGA
- a CDS encoding GNAT family N-acetyltransferase yields the protein MATEYFMQSERIGFRHWRPEDLPLARRLWGDAAVTQWICASGRFSEAEISARLTKEIENQQIHQMQYWPIFLLKTEEFLGCCGLRPYAPEQGILEIGVHLVRRQWGKGLATEAARRVMTYAAEVLRAKALFAGHHPKNSGSQKVLQGLGFCYLKDEFYAPTGLLHPSYLFWIQKDS from the coding sequence ATGGCAACAGAATATTTTATGCAAAGCGAGCGTATTGGTTTTCGGCACTGGCGCCCGGAAGATCTGCCGTTGGCGCGCCGCTTATGGGGTGATGCCGCTGTGACACAATGGATTTGCGCCAGCGGCCGCTTCAGCGAAGCGGAAATCAGCGCCAGACTGACCAAAGAAATTGAAAATCAGCAAATTCATCAGATGCAGTATTGGCCGATCTTTCTGTTGAAAACGGAGGAATTCTTAGGCTGCTGCGGTTTACGCCCCTATGCGCCGGAGCAGGGCATCCTGGAAATCGGGGTGCATCTGGTGCGCCGGCAGTGGGGAAAAGGGTTGGCGACCGAAGCGGCGCGGCGCGTCATGACATACGCCGCGGAAGTTCTGCGGGCCAAAGCGCTTTTTGCCGGCCACCACCCCAAGAACAGCGGCTCCCAAAAAGTCCTGCAGGGATTGGGCTTTTGTTATCTGAAAGACGAATTTTATGCGCCAACCGGCTTGCTGCACCCATCCTATCTCTTTTGGATCCAAAAGGATTCTTGA
- a CDS encoding sigma-70 family RNA polymerase sigma factor, producing the protein MTQEEATALARLVLAAQRKDEAAFEQLVHLYEKKVYRLAYRMADNPDDALEMTQEIFLKLYRSLNSFKGESTFNTWFYRLAVNACLDFLRKRQRVEKVASFSLNQKDIFEKETEPSDAAPLPQELLERADLQFLVQEALKLLNPDQKIILILCDIENRSYEEIAELLQCKLGTVKSRISRARCALRQIIIDQAELFQGYLRHTDQKGGSE; encoded by the coding sequence ATGACGCAGGAGGAAGCGACCGCACTCGCCCGGCTTGTCTTGGCAGCTCAGCGCAAAGACGAAGCAGCCTTTGAGCAATTGGTTCATCTCTACGAAAAAAAAGTCTATCGATTGGCTTATCGCATGGCTGACAATCCCGATGACGCCCTGGAAATGACGCAGGAGATTTTCCTGAAACTCTACCGTTCCCTCAACAGTTTTAAAGGGGAATCCACTTTCAATACCTGGTTTTATCGCCTGGCTGTCAACGCCTGCCTCGATTTTTTGCGAAAACGACAGCGGGTGGAGAAGGTCGCGTCCTTTAGTTTGAATCAAAAGGACATTTTTGAAAAGGAGACGGAGCCGAGCGATGCCGCGCCGCTGCCGCAGGAGCTTTTGGAACGCGCCGATCTGCAGTTTTTAGTGCAGGAAGCCTTAAAATTGCTCAATCCGGATCAGAAAATCATCCTGATCCTCTGCGATATCGAAAACAGAAGTTACGAAGAAATTGCAGAGCTGCTGCAATGCAAATTAGGCACGGTCAAATCCCGTATTTCCCGCGCCCGTTGCGCTCTGCGGCAGATCATCATCGACCAAGCGGAACTTTTTCAGGGTTATCTGCGTCATACTGATCAGAAAGGAGGTTCCGAATGA
- a CDS encoding RNA methyltransferase, whose translation MTKDKTMERQFVDSPEYLAKKEYFKQFITVYGKKTVHDLLAFHADVKVERVLVAKDSRSEAIREIVQLANQRKITVKEMDRDQLSRISKNKDEDQGVVADVVGKIDHNWSAWLAVAPANARLIALDGITTPANLGMIIRSAVASGLDGLLIPEAGMPSINQPFVIKAAAATVFQANIYRHPTLLEALQQAVTAGFTVYGLSGDAKGKNLFGTKFAEKAIFVLGNESVGISPEVREVCQQLITIPMAAKVESLNVSAAATLVSYAVSNAGFLNQQQ comes from the coding sequence ATGACAAAAGACAAAACAATGGAGCGGCAATTTGTGGATTCACCGGAATACCTGGCCAAGAAAGAATATTTCAAACAATTCATTACTGTTTACGGTAAAAAAACAGTCCATGATCTCTTGGCTTTCCATGCCGATGTCAAAGTGGAACGGGTTTTGGTCGCCAAAGACAGCCGTTCCGAAGCAATTCGCGAAATCGTACAGCTGGCAAATCAACGTAAAATTACGGTGAAAGAAATGGACCGCGATCAGCTTTCCCGTATATCCAAAAACAAAGATGAGGATCAGGGTGTGGTGGCGGATGTGGTTGGTAAAATCGATCACAATTGGTCTGCCTGGTTGGCTGTGGCGCCGGCCAATGCCCGTTTGATTGCCCTGGACGGCATTACTACCCCGGCGAACCTGGGCATGATCATTCGTTCTGCGGTGGCCTCCGGCCTGGATGGCCTTTTGATTCCGGAAGCGGGTATGCCCAGCATCAATCAACCCTTTGTGATCAAAGCGGCAGCCGCAACCGTTTTCCAGGCGAATATCTACCGCCATCCCACCTTGTTGGAAGCGCTGCAGCAGGCTGTCACAGCCGGTTTTACCGTCTACGGCTTATCCGGCGACGCCAAAGGCAAAAATCTTTTCGGCACGAAGTTTGCCGAAAAAGCGATTTTTGTTTTGGGTAACGAAAGTGTCGGTATTTCTCCGGAAGTACGTGAGGTTTGTCAGCAATTGATCACCATTCCCATGGCCGCAAAAGTGGAATCACTCAATGTTTCCGCTGCGGCGACCCTCGTCAGCTACGCTGTTTCCAATGCCGGTTTTCTGAATCAACAACAGTAA